A stretch of Streptomyces vietnamensis DNA encodes these proteins:
- a CDS encoding serine/threonine-protein kinase: protein MSTYDRTDRTDRIGNFTVVRTLGNGGMGKVYLCRTPGGQRLAVKVIRRDLADLHEIRQRFAREVDALLDVHSPYTVPVYAAETVRPPLWLATRYVAGPTLEARVSGEGPLPEPQVAALGCMLAEALSEVHARGVIHRDVKPSNIILENGEPRLIDFGIARTTAATKRLTLPGAVLGTHGYMAPEQLLGREPTPAVDVFALGAVLAYAATGRPAFGTGLPASIRILEGRSPFLTGVSTPLAGLIAACLSTAAADRPLPHLLVTALSGLLGTEPGTEPGGAGGGRERTEPVPDPPHRCHLPARSGAGDPCALRPIASRLLASGLSRSLVQKAVLHHAR from the coding sequence ATGAGCACGTACGACCGTACGGACCGTACGGACCGGATCGGCAACTTCACGGTCGTCCGCACGCTCGGCAACGGCGGCATGGGCAAGGTCTACCTCTGCCGGACCCCCGGCGGGCAGCGCCTCGCGGTCAAGGTGATCCGCCGGGACCTGGCCGACCTCCACGAGATCAGACAGCGCTTCGCCCGCGAGGTGGACGCCCTCCTCGACGTCCACAGCCCCTACACCGTGCCCGTCTACGCCGCCGAGACCGTCCGGCCGCCCCTCTGGCTCGCCACCCGCTACGTGGCGGGGCCCACCCTGGAGGCCAGGGTCTCCGGCGAAGGGCCGCTGCCCGAGCCGCAGGTGGCGGCGCTCGGCTGCATGCTCGCGGAAGCGCTCTCCGAGGTGCACGCGCGCGGGGTGATCCACCGCGACGTCAAACCGAGCAACATCATCCTGGAGAACGGCGAACCCCGCCTCATCGACTTCGGGATCGCCCGCACGACGGCGGCGACGAAGAGACTGACCCTCCCCGGGGCGGTCCTCGGCACCCACGGCTACATGGCGCCCGAACAGCTCCTGGGACGCGAACCGACCCCGGCCGTCGACGTCTTCGCCCTCGGCGCCGTCCTCGCGTACGCGGCCACGGGCCGGCCGGCCTTCGGCACCGGACTGCCCGCGAGCATCCGGATCCTCGAGGGCAGGAGTCCCTTCCTGACCGGGGTGTCCACGCCGCTCGCCGGGCTGATCGCCGCCTGTCTGTCCACCGCCGCCGCCGACCGCCCGCTGCCCCACCTGCTCGTGACCGCGCTCTCCGGCCTCCTCGGGACCGAACCCGGCACCGAACCCGGCGGCGCCGGAGGCGGCCGGGAACGCACCGAGCCCGTGCCCGATCCCCCGCACCGCTGCCATCTGCCCGCGCGGAGCGGCGCCGGTGACCCGTGCGCGCTGCGCCCGATCGCCTCCCGGCTCCTCGCCTCGGGACTCTCCCGGTCCCTCGTCCAGAAGGCGGTTCTGCACCATGCCCGCTGA
- a CDS encoding polysaccharide lyase 8 family protein, which yields MPLWSRRTFLSTTAAAAATLALAPQAHAADPADPADPADEFEALRLRWLDLQLGSGFDAGAEPYAGKLAETGTLARGFRAGMAATPTSLWPDAPFDPPAGVTQSYSRLWTMTQAYIQPGTGLTGDESLLADVLRGLDHLSATVYRAGAPRYGNWWEWQIGSPRLLMDIVAALHPRLGAERIAAACAAVDHFVPDSALAKYTGTSTGANRVDLCRSVALRGVLGANPAKIALARDALSPVFPYVTQGDGLYADGSFVQHTWIAYSGTYGQVMLDGLGKLFSLLAGSTWAVTDPNRQIVLDSVEKAYAPLIYDGLMMDSVNGRAISRGYLKNDDRRIMRSDHFHGQGVIAAIALLAGGASAAERDRWHARVKGWIERDTVSPILAARQFGVADLARLQAVAASPLPAAPEPTGHRLFAAMDRAVHRRPGWAANIAMASDRIAYYECGNGENPRGWHTGAGMLSWWTPDLGDQYTDWFWPTVDPYRLPGTTVSTKRLADRAGGEWGASRPAVRWVGGATDGEYAAVGQHLKGLGSTLEARKSWFCAADAVICLGAGITATDGVPVETVVDNRLLGEGGTQAFTTGEGWAHLEGHGGWVFPEGAGNLRTLREDRTGAWSDINTTSSTERRARRYQTLWLDHGTDPVAASYAYLLMPGASPRTLAARAADPGWLHVLDNTAERQAVAVPSLGLTAANLWQAGTVGPLTVTAPASVLVRRRRSVLDLRVSEPLRTGEPLELVWNRPVRGVVRHDPSVEVLATGSELRLRITPGTGGATHGCEVLL from the coding sequence CTGCCCCTCTGGTCCCGACGCACCTTCCTGAGCACGACGGCCGCCGCCGCGGCCACCCTCGCCCTCGCCCCGCAGGCCCACGCGGCCGACCCGGCCGACCCGGCCGACCCGGCCGACGAGTTCGAGGCGCTGCGGCTCCGCTGGCTCGACCTCCAGCTCGGCTCCGGCTTCGACGCCGGGGCCGAGCCCTACGCCGGCAAGCTCGCCGAGACGGGCACGCTCGCGCGTGGCTTCCGCGCGGGCATGGCCGCCACCCCCACCTCGCTCTGGCCCGACGCCCCCTTCGACCCGCCGGCCGGCGTCACCCAGAGCTACAGCCGCCTGTGGACCATGACCCAGGCGTACATACAGCCCGGCACCGGCCTCACCGGCGACGAGAGCCTGCTCGCCGACGTGCTGCGCGGCCTCGACCACCTCTCCGCCACCGTCTACAGGGCGGGAGCCCCGCGCTACGGCAACTGGTGGGAATGGCAGATCGGCTCGCCCCGCCTCCTCATGGACATCGTGGCCGCGCTCCACCCCCGCCTCGGCGCCGAGCGCATCGCCGCCGCCTGCGCCGCCGTCGACCACTTCGTGCCCGACTCGGCCCTCGCGAAGTACACCGGCACCTCCACCGGCGCCAACCGCGTCGACCTGTGCCGCTCGGTGGCGCTGCGCGGGGTCCTCGGCGCGAACCCCGCCAAGATCGCCCTCGCCCGCGACGCCCTCTCGCCCGTCTTCCCGTACGTCACCCAGGGCGACGGCCTCTACGCCGACGGCTCCTTCGTCCAGCACACCTGGATCGCCTACTCCGGCACCTACGGGCAGGTCATGCTCGACGGCCTCGGCAAGCTGTTCTCCCTCCTCGCCGGGTCCACCTGGGCCGTCACCGACCCCAACCGCCAGATCGTCCTGGACAGCGTCGAGAAGGCGTACGCGCCCCTCATCTACGACGGACTGATGATGGACAGCGTCAACGGGCGCGCCATCAGCCGCGGCTACCTCAAGAACGACGACCGCCGGATCATGCGCTCCGACCACTTCCACGGCCAGGGCGTCATCGCGGCCATCGCCCTCCTCGCGGGCGGGGCGTCCGCCGCCGAGCGGGACCGGTGGCACGCGCGCGTGAAGGGCTGGATCGAGCGCGACACCGTCTCCCCGATCCTCGCCGCCCGCCAGTTCGGCGTCGCCGACCTCGCCCGGCTGCAGGCCGTGGCCGCGTCGCCCCTCCCCGCCGCTCCCGAGCCCACCGGCCACCGGCTCTTCGCCGCCATGGACCGGGCCGTCCACCGCCGCCCCGGCTGGGCCGCGAACATCGCGATGGCCTCGGACCGGATCGCGTACTACGAGTGCGGCAACGGCGAGAACCCGCGCGGCTGGCACACCGGAGCCGGGATGCTCTCCTGGTGGACCCCGGACCTCGGCGACCAGTACACCGACTGGTTCTGGCCCACCGTCGACCCGTACCGCCTGCCCGGCACCACCGTCTCCACCAAGCGCCTCGCCGACCGGGCGGGCGGCGAGTGGGGCGCGTCCCGGCCGGCGGTCCGCTGGGTCGGCGGCGCCACCGACGGCGAGTACGCGGCCGTCGGCCAGCACCTCAAGGGCCTCGGCTCCACCCTGGAGGCCCGCAAGTCCTGGTTCTGCGCGGCGGACGCGGTCATCTGCCTGGGCGCCGGGATCACCGCGACCGACGGCGTGCCGGTCGAGACGGTCGTCGACAACCGGCTCCTGGGGGAGGGAGGCACCCAGGCCTTCACCACCGGCGAGGGCTGGGCGCACCTGGAGGGGCACGGCGGCTGGGTCTTCCCGGAGGGCGCCGGGAACCTCCGCACCCTCCGCGAGGACCGCACCGGCGCCTGGAGCGACATCAACACCACCAGCTCCACCGAGCGCAGGGCCCGCCGCTACCAGACCCTCTGGCTGGACCACGGCACCGACCCGGTCGCCGCCTCGTACGCCTACCTCCTGATGCCGGGCGCCTCCCCGCGCACGCTCGCGGCCCGCGCCGCCGACCCAGGCTGGCTGCACGTTCTCGACAACACCGCCGAGCGGCAGGCGGTCGCCGTCCCGTCCCTCGGACTGACCGCGGCGAACCTCTGGCAGGCCGGTACGGTGGGACCCCTCACGGTCACCGCGCCCGCGAGCGTCCTCGTCCGGCGCCGCCGCTCCGTCCTCGACCTGAGGGTCTCCGAGCCGCTCCGCACGGGGGAGCCGCTCGAGCTGGTGTGGAACCGTCCGGTCCGCGGGGTGGTCCGCCACGATCCCTCGGTGGAGGTCCTCGCCACCGGCTCCGAGCTGCGGCTGCGGATCACTCCCGGCACCGGGGGCGCGACCCATGGTTGCGAGGTACTGCTCTAG
- a CDS encoding endo-alpha-N-acetylgalactosaminidase family protein, with protein sequence MSHPHPSAPSAARRLRTACALAAAGSAVLALAGPAGASTPAESATATAAATATESVAENAAVIGSDQLSVAVAEDFPRVLSYTDRASGARLLGSTAPVTQVVLNGTAHAVRATGAPVLTADSAAYTLAFPDLPGVEIDARLSVDGRTTTFKVTAVRDTEAFRVGTIDVPGHDLVSVGSADTGAATAFTRLDPDSTRTADVFAKVVDATAADANPVGASYAIVNTGQLAAAVESNSSYDKPSGPSARDGARFWHQARKNGTETRVGVWSGQWTYRGAGAPQPETGDNLPWAKVVVTPDANADGAVDWQDGAVAFRTIGIKAPGSDQTPNRVVAHIPFNFASQATHPFLRTLDDVKRISLSTDGLGQFALLKGYGSEGHDSAHPDYGGNYNKRAGGLADLNTLLREGRKWGAGFGVHVNATESYPEAHHFSETLVDKTKPGWNWLNQSYYIDQRRDVNSGDLARRFQQLRDETDPNLSMLYIDVYYTHGWIADKTMQAVQAQGWNVATEWADKFERASLWSHWANDLDYGGATNKGLNSKIIRFIRNGEKDVWNNHPVLGQTALVDFEGWTGETDWNAFSANIWQRNLPAKYLQQQKITRWNGDDITFTGGVRGTVENGRRTFYENGRKVLDGDGYLLPWDGGKKLYHYNKSGGTTSWAVPAGTRTYTVYKLTDNGRVKTATVRPSGGRITLDAVAGQPYVLYPDSAPAQTAPRWGQGTPVKDPGFNDAKLGAWTKAGTVARDTDDQGRNSAKLSGTATASVRQQITGLTPGKRYTASALVEVEPGKTRPTTLSIGGQEVTVERSPLENQVAASDWNGTRLQRAKVTFTAPADGSVPLRIQAASGSPATVRIDDVRIVANDPATKAGTAAYEDFEAVDQGWGPFLKGDAGGTTDPRTHIAQLHAPYTQAGWNGKPIDDVIGGAESLKSHDENSGLVYRTAPWTVPMKDGHSYRVEYDYQSSHAGAYEWVTGYDRTNGNGPAVETRRTPIGQQRTTGHFAETVTVGCGDTWTGLRKREDAPEGADFVLDGFTVTDLGPAAERTACGTLTVSAPETLEPGRPNQVTATFSNDEAADVTGAQAVLTLPEGWTAEPAAPVALGTVAPGAQATATWQVTPPVDAAYQPYPLGASVAYGIGGGDRKLTAATTVRTLPPPPTADSWASDLDWTSVTNGWGPVERDLSNGETGTGDGSPLRIGGVAYAKGLGTHAPAKVRYYLGGRCTSFTAEVGVDDVQTTRGSVQFSVLADGTEKVKSPVLKAPDPAWSLTADVTGASYVDLVVGDGGDGNGNDHADWGSARFHCGS encoded by the coding sequence CCCACGCCGTCCGGGCCACGGGCGCCCCCGTCCTGACCGCCGACTCCGCCGCGTACACCCTCGCCTTCCCCGACCTGCCCGGCGTCGAGATCGACGCCCGGCTGAGCGTCGACGGCCGGACCACCACCTTCAAGGTGACCGCCGTCCGCGACACCGAGGCCTTCCGCGTCGGCACCATCGACGTCCCCGGCCACGACCTGGTCTCCGTCGGCTCCGCGGACACCGGCGCCGCGACCGCCTTCACCCGGCTCGACCCCGACTCCACCCGTACCGCCGACGTCTTCGCCAAGGTCGTCGACGCCACCGCCGCCGACGCCAACCCGGTCGGCGCGAGCTACGCGATCGTCAACACCGGGCAGCTCGCCGCCGCCGTCGAGTCCAACTCCTCCTACGACAAGCCGTCCGGCCCGAGCGCCCGGGACGGCGCCCGCTTCTGGCACCAGGCCCGCAAGAACGGCACCGAGACCCGCGTCGGCGTCTGGTCAGGCCAGTGGACCTACCGCGGCGCCGGCGCCCCGCAGCCCGAGACCGGCGACAACCTGCCCTGGGCGAAGGTCGTCGTCACCCCCGACGCCAACGCCGACGGGGCCGTCGACTGGCAGGACGGCGCCGTCGCCTTCCGCACGATCGGGATCAAGGCCCCCGGCAGCGACCAGACCCCGAACCGGGTCGTCGCCCACATCCCCTTCAACTTCGCCTCCCAGGCCACCCACCCCTTCCTGCGCACCCTGGACGACGTCAAGCGGATCTCGCTCTCCACCGACGGACTCGGACAGTTCGCGCTGCTCAAGGGGTACGGCTCCGAGGGCCACGACTCCGCCCACCCCGACTACGGCGGCAACTACAACAAGCGCGCCGGCGGCCTCGCCGACCTCAACACCCTCCTGCGCGAGGGCAGGAAGTGGGGCGCCGGCTTCGGCGTGCACGTGAACGCCACCGAGTCGTACCCCGAGGCCCACCACTTCAGCGAGACCCTCGTCGACAAGACGAAGCCCGGCTGGAACTGGCTCAACCAGAGCTACTACATCGACCAGCGCCGGGACGTGAACAGCGGCGACCTCGCCCGCCGCTTCCAGCAGCTCCGCGACGAGACCGACCCCAACCTGTCGATGCTCTACATCGACGTCTACTACACGCACGGCTGGATCGCCGACAAGACGATGCAGGCCGTCCAGGCGCAGGGCTGGAACGTCGCCACCGAGTGGGCCGACAAGTTCGAGCGGGCCTCCCTCTGGTCCCACTGGGCCAACGACCTCGACTACGGCGGCGCCACCAACAAGGGCCTCAACTCGAAGATCATCCGCTTCATCCGCAACGGCGAGAAGGACGTCTGGAACAACCACCCGGTCCTCGGCCAGACCGCCCTCGTCGACTTCGAGGGCTGGACCGGCGAGACCGACTGGAACGCCTTCTCCGCCAACATCTGGCAGCGGAACCTCCCCGCCAAGTACCTCCAGCAGCAGAAGATCACCCGCTGGAACGGCGACGACATCACCTTCACCGGCGGCGTCCGCGGCACCGTCGAGAACGGACGCCGCACCTTCTACGAGAACGGCCGCAAGGTCCTCGACGGCGACGGCTACCTGCTCCCCTGGGACGGCGGCAAGAAGCTCTACCACTACAACAAGTCCGGCGGCACGACCAGTTGGGCCGTCCCGGCCGGCACGCGCACGTACACCGTGTACAAGCTCACCGACAACGGGCGCGTGAAGACCGCCACCGTGCGCCCCTCCGGCGGGCGGATCACCCTCGACGCCGTCGCAGGGCAGCCCTACGTCCTCTATCCCGACAGCGCCCCCGCGCAGACCGCCCCGCGGTGGGGCCAGGGCACCCCGGTGAAGGACCCCGGCTTCAACGACGCCAAGCTCGGCGCCTGGACCAAGGCCGGCACCGTCGCCCGCGACACCGACGACCAGGGCCGCAACAGCGCGAAGCTCTCCGGCACCGCCACCGCCTCGGTCCGCCAGCAGATCACCGGCCTCACCCCCGGCAAGCGGTACACCGCCTCCGCCCTCGTCGAGGTCGAGCCCGGGAAGACCCGCCCCACCACCCTGTCCATCGGCGGCCAGGAGGTCACCGTCGAGCGCTCCCCCCTGGAGAACCAGGTCGCCGCCTCCGACTGGAACGGCACCCGCCTCCAGCGCGCCAAGGTCACCTTCACCGCACCCGCCGACGGCTCCGTCCCGCTGCGGATCCAGGCCGCGAGCGGCAGCCCGGCGACCGTCCGCATCGACGACGTACGGATCGTCGCCAACGACCCGGCGACGAAGGCGGGCACGGCCGCGTACGAGGACTTCGAGGCCGTCGACCAGGGCTGGGGCCCCTTCCTCAAGGGCGACGCGGGCGGCACGACCGACCCGCGCACCCACATCGCCCAGCTGCACGCCCCGTACACCCAGGCCGGCTGGAACGGAAAGCCGATCGACGACGTCATCGGCGGCGCCGAGAGCCTCAAGTCCCACGACGAGAACAGCGGCCTCGTCTACCGGACCGCGCCCTGGACCGTCCCGATGAAGGACGGCCACAGCTACCGCGTCGAGTACGACTACCAGTCCAGCCACGCGGGCGCGTACGAGTGGGTCACCGGCTACGACCGCACGAACGGCAACGGACCGGCCGTCGAGACCCGCCGCACCCCGATCGGACAGCAGCGGACCACCGGGCACTTCGCCGAGACCGTCACCGTCGGCTGCGGCGACACCTGGACCGGCCTGCGCAAGCGCGAGGACGCCCCGGAGGGCGCCGACTTCGTCCTCGACGGCTTCACCGTCACCGACCTCGGCCCGGCCGCCGAGCGCACCGCCTGCGGCACGCTCACCGTCAGCGCGCCCGAGACCCTGGAGCCCGGCCGCCCGAACCAGGTCACGGCTACCTTCTCCAACGACGAGGCCGCCGACGTCACCGGCGCCCAGGCCGTCCTGACCCTCCCCGAGGGCTGGACCGCCGAACCCGCCGCGCCCGTCGCCCTCGGCACGGTCGCACCGGGCGCGCAGGCCACCGCCACCTGGCAGGTGACACCGCCCGTGGACGCGGCCTACCAGCCGTACCCGCTGGGCGCCTCCGTCGCGTACGGGATCGGGGGAGGGGACCGGAAGCTCACCGCCGCCACGACCGTCCGCACCCTGCCCCCGCCGCCCACCGCCGACAGCTGGGCCAGCGACCTCGACTGGACCTCGGTCACCAACGGCTGGGGACCCGTCGAGCGCGACCTCTCCAACGGCGAGACCGGCACCGGCGACGGCTCCCCGCTGCGGATCGGTGGAGTGGCCTACGCCAAGGGCCTGGGCACCCACGCCCCGGCCAAGGTCCGCTACTACCTGGGCGGCCGGTGCACCTCGTTCACCGCCGAGGTCGGGGTGGACGACGTCCAGACCACCCGGGGCAGCGTCCAGTTCAGCGTCCTCGCGGACGGTACGGAGAAGGTGAAGTCCCCGGTCCTGAAGGCTCCGGACCCGGCCTGGTCGCTCACCGCCGACGTCACCGGCGCCTCCTACGTCGACCTGGTGGTCGGCGACGGCGGCGACGGGAACGGCAACGACCACGCGGACTGGGGGAGCGCCCGCTTCCACTGCGGGAGCTGA
- a CDS encoding vWA domain-containing protein, whose product MTATPQPDEAPLPVPYMGFEFDSAQRLPLLLCLDTSTSLTRSDAISSLNTALGSWAESLAEDMALSAAVDVAVITFGGSDGITVWQGSTPLGATAPVWPHSPFVPAHEFRPPVLRAHGVTLLDRALRLAMEVVADYKAGLRAEGLTYYRPQICVVTDGYPSDEQGRFSHAYRELLPDLRKAEEERRFRLFAVGVGERHSGAEEVLQELAPHYHAWLDGFPFAELLTAMSHSAKATQGGAAEAEFQEIFARLKRRRGGGQVPA is encoded by the coding sequence GTGACCGCCACGCCCCAGCCCGACGAAGCCCCGCTCCCCGTGCCGTACATGGGCTTCGAGTTCGACAGCGCCCAGCGTCTGCCGCTGCTGCTCTGCCTGGACACCTCGACCTCCCTGACCCGGAGCGACGCCATCTCCTCGCTCAACACCGCCCTCGGTTCATGGGCGGAGAGCCTCGCCGAGGACATGGCGCTGAGCGCCGCCGTCGACGTCGCCGTGATCACCTTCGGCGGCAGCGACGGCATCACGGTCTGGCAGGGGTCCACCCCGCTCGGCGCCACCGCCCCGGTGTGGCCGCACAGCCCCTTCGTACCGGCCCACGAGTTCCGGCCGCCGGTGCTGCGCGCGCACGGCGTGACGCTCCTCGACCGGGCGCTGCGCCTGGCGATGGAGGTCGTCGCCGACTACAAGGCGGGGCTGCGGGCCGAGGGGCTGACGTACTACCGCCCGCAGATCTGCGTCGTCACGGACGGCTATCCGAGCGACGAGCAGGGCAGGTTCTCGCACGCGTACCGCGAACTCCTGCCCGATCTGCGCAAGGCGGAGGAGGAGCGCCGCTTCCGGCTGTTCGCGGTGGGGGTCGGCGAGCGCCACTCGGGCGCCGAGGAGGTGCTGCAGGAGCTCGCGCCGCACTACCACGCGTGGCTGGACGGCTTCCCGTTCGCGGAGCTGCTGACGGCGATGTCGCACAGCGCCAAGGCGACCCAGGGCGGTGCGGCGGAGGCCGAGTTCCAGGAGATCTTCGCCCGTCTGAAGCGGCGGCGCGGCGGCGGGCAGGTCCCGGCGTGA
- a CDS encoding PP2C family serine/threonine-protein phosphatase, translated as MRPADGPPPDWRVHGTSAIGYRHLRERMPCQDAWRARRTPSGLVLAVADGAGSAPRSQEGAQLAVRLATRTFEPLVTPWEQLPDAHARKEALTEAFREVRAAFLQSCGDSPGPYATTLTVVVLAPGWLGQLSVGDGLVVVRSDVSDAGDPAHPAYDLLPRAHTGSEYANETVFVGSPTALRHLRVDCVRDDGVDGVLLSTDGLTQALLRRAPAGRPPMPHDAFLGHLFDRLARPDYDHDEEERQLSEFLGSDQITRVTGDDKTLLWAIRT; from the coding sequence GTGAGGCCGGCGGACGGGCCGCCCCCGGACTGGCGGGTGCACGGCACCAGCGCCATCGGCTACCGGCACCTGCGGGAGCGGATGCCCTGTCAGGACGCGTGGCGGGCCCGCAGGACCCCGTCGGGGCTCGTCCTCGCGGTGGCGGACGGCGCGGGGAGCGCGCCGCGCTCCCAGGAGGGCGCCCAGCTGGCCGTACGGCTGGCGACCAGGACGTTCGAACCCCTGGTGACGCCCTGGGAGCAACTGCCGGACGCGCACGCGCGCAAGGAGGCGCTGACCGAGGCGTTCCGCGAGGTGCGGGCCGCGTTCCTGCAGTCGTGCGGCGACTCCCCCGGCCCGTACGCGACGACGCTGACGGTGGTGGTCCTCGCCCCGGGCTGGCTGGGGCAGCTGTCGGTCGGGGACGGTCTCGTGGTCGTCCGGTCGGACGTCTCGGACGCCGGCGATCCCGCGCACCCCGCGTACGACCTGCTGCCCCGCGCGCACACGGGCAGCGAGTACGCGAACGAGACCGTGTTCGTGGGCTCGCCCACCGCGCTCCGCCACCTCCGGGTGGACTGCGTCCGCGACGACGGCGTCGACGGGGTGCTGCTGTCCACGGACGGACTGACCCAGGCCCTGCTCCGGCGGGCGCCGGCCGGGCGGCCCCCGATGCCGCACGACGCCTTCCTCGGGCACCTCTTCGACCGGCTCGCCCGGCCCGACTACGACCACGACGAGGAGGAGCGGCAGCTCTCCGAGTTCCTCGGATCGGACCAGATCACCCGGGTGACCGGGGACGACAAGACTCTCCTGTGGGCGATACGGACATGA
- a CDS encoding acyl-CoA carboxylase subunit beta: protein MTVVDQIPSEPADARGRVAELHVLREQAMAGPSERATEAQHAKGKLTARERIELLLDPGSFNEVEQLRRHRAQGFGLEAKKPYTDGVVTGWGTVEGRTVFVYAHDFRIFGGALGEAHATKIHKIMDMAIAAGAPLVSLNDGAGARIQEGVSALAGYGGIFQRNTRASGVIPQISVMLGPCAGGAAYSPALTDFVFMVRETSQMFITGPDVVKAVTGEEITQNGLGGADVHAETSGVAHFAYDDEETCIAEVRYLLSMLPQNNRENPPTVASEDPADRRSDVLLDLVPADGNRPYDMHKVIEELVDEGDYLEIHERWARNIICALARLDGQVVGIVANQPQSLAGVLDIEASEKAARFVQMCDAFNIPIITLLDVPGFLPGVDQEHGGIIRHGAKLLYAYCNATVPRISLILRKAYGGAYIVMDSQSIGADLTYAWPTNEIAVMGAEGAANVIFRKQIAEAEDPEAMRARMVKEYKAELMHPYYAAERGLVDDVIDPADTRQVLIRSLAMLRTKHADLPSRKHGNPPQ from the coding sequence ATGACCGTTGTGGACCAGATCCCGAGCGAGCCCGCTGACGCCCGTGGCCGAGTGGCCGAGCTGCACGTCCTGCGCGAGCAGGCGATGGCCGGACCCAGCGAGCGGGCCACCGAGGCCCAGCACGCGAAGGGCAAGCTGACCGCGCGCGAGCGCATCGAGCTGCTGCTCGACCCTGGTTCCTTCAACGAGGTCGAGCAGCTGCGCCGACACCGCGCGCAGGGCTTCGGCCTGGAGGCCAAGAAGCCGTACACCGACGGTGTCGTCACCGGCTGGGGCACGGTCGAGGGCCGCACGGTCTTCGTCTACGCGCACGACTTCCGGATCTTCGGCGGCGCCCTCGGCGAGGCCCACGCCACCAAGATCCACAAGATCATGGACATGGCCATCGCGGCCGGTGCCCCGCTGGTCTCCCTGAACGACGGCGCCGGCGCCCGCATCCAGGAGGGCGTCTCCGCCCTCGCCGGCTACGGCGGCATCTTCCAGCGCAACACCAGGGCCTCCGGCGTCATCCCGCAGATCTCGGTGATGCTCGGCCCGTGCGCCGGCGGCGCCGCCTACAGCCCGGCGCTGACGGACTTCGTGTTCATGGTCCGCGAGACCTCGCAGATGTTCATCACCGGCCCGGACGTCGTCAAGGCGGTCACCGGCGAGGAGATCACCCAGAACGGCCTCGGCGGCGCCGACGTCCACGCCGAGACCTCGGGCGTCGCGCACTTCGCGTACGACGACGAGGAGACCTGCATCGCGGAGGTCCGCTACCTCCTGTCGATGCTCCCGCAGAACAACCGCGAGAACCCGCCGACCGTCGCCTCCGAGGACCCGGCCGACCGCCGCTCCGACGTCCTCCTCGACCTCGTGCCCGCCGACGGCAACCGCCCGTACGACATGCACAAGGTCATCGAGGAGCTCGTCGACGAGGGCGACTACCTGGAGATCCACGAGCGCTGGGCCCGCAACATCATCTGCGCCCTGGCCCGGCTCGACGGCCAGGTCGTCGGCATCGTCGCCAACCAGCCCCAGTCGCTCGCCGGCGTCCTCGACATCGAGGCCTCCGAGAAGGCCGCGCGCTTCGTCCAGATGTGCGACGCCTTCAACATCCCGATCATCACCCTTCTGGACGTACCCGGCTTCCTGCCCGGCGTCGACCAGGAGCACGGTGGAATCATCAGGCACGGCGCGAAGCTGCTGTACGCGTACTGCAACGCGACCGTGCCCCGGATCTCCCTGATCCTGCGCAAGGCCTACGGCGGCGCCTACATCGTGATGGACTCCCAGTCCATCGGCGCCGACCTGACGTACGCCTGGCCCACCAACGAAATCGCGGTCATGGGCGCCGAAGGCGCCGCCAACGTCATCTTCCGCAAGCAGATCGCGGAGGCCGAGGACCCCGAGGCCATGCGGGCCCGCATGGTCAAGGAGTACAAGGCCGAGCTGATGCACCCGTACTACGCGGCGGAGCGCGGCCTGGTCGACGACGTCATCGACCCCGCCGACACCCGCCAGGTGCTCATCAGGTCCCTCGCGATGCTCCGCACCAAGCACGCCGACCTGCCGTCCCGCAAGCACGGCAACCCGCCTCAGTAA
- a CDS encoding acyl-CoA carboxylase subunit epsilon: MSTPANLLRVEKGTADPEELAAITAVLLARAASQPTETVTHGRTTAGWRRLEREHGFRAPHSWR; the protein is encoded by the coding sequence GTGAGCACCCCTGCCAACCTTCTCCGCGTCGAGAAGGGCACCGCCGACCCCGAGGAGCTCGCCGCCATCACGGCGGTGCTGCTCGCCCGCGCGGCCTCCCAGCCCACCGAGACCGTCACGCACGGCCGCACGACGGCCGGCTGGCGCCGCCTGGAGCGCGAGCACGGCTTCCGCGCGCCGCACAGCTGGCGCTGA